Sequence from the Rhodococcus jostii RHA1 genome:
CGATCTCGTCGGCGTCATAGACGAATCCGCCGGGCCGGCAACGGATCAGCGGGTGCACCGCGATCCCCTGGGCCGCAACCGCTTCGATCGTCCCGATGCTCGGCGTCAACCCGCCGGTCGCGCCGAGTGCGGTGCACAACTCGACGCGCACCGCGCCGGCACGTCGTGCGATCCGGGCGCCCGCGACGTCCTGGACCGCCAATTCGAGTACGGGTGTCATCTAGAACGACTGCCAGGAAGGCTTGTGTTCCAGCGCATACCGGTAGTAGTCGGCGAGTTGCAGCTTGCTCGCTGCGGCTTCGTCGATCACGACGGTCACGTGCCGGTGCAGCTGCATCACCGAAGCCGGGCAGAACGCGGATAGCGGACCTTCCGCGGCTGCGGCGATCGCCTCGGCCTTGCCCTTGCCGAACGCGATCATCACCAGGTGCCGGGCCTCGCCGATGGTACCCAGCCCCTGAGTCAGGACGTGGTGCGGGACGTCGTCGACGCTGTCGAAGAACCGCGCGTTGTCGAGGCGGGTCTGCTCGGTGAGGGTCTTGACGCGGGTGCGTGAGGTCAGCGCGGAGCCCGGCTCGTTGAAGCCGATGTGGCCGTCCGTCCCGATGCCGAGAAGCTGCACGTCGACGCCGCCTGCCTCGGCGATGGCTGCGTCGTACCGCGCACCTTCCTCCGCGATGTCGGGCGATTCGCCGTTCGGGCTGAGCACGCGATCGGTGTCGAGGTTGACGTGGTCGACGAACTCCGAGCGGATCACCGAGAAGTACGACTGGTCATGGCTTTTCGGAAGTCCGACGTACTCGTCCAGCAGGAAGGCCCGAGCGTCCGAGAAGTCCAGTCCGGACTCACGGTGCCTGCGTGCGAGTTCCCGGTAACTCCCGAGCGGGGACGAGCCGGTCGCGAGGCCCAGCGTCGCCGGACCGCGTCGTACGTACCCCTCGACGATGTCCGCGACGGTCGAGCTGACCTCCGACGGTGTCTGCCGGATCACGATTTCCATGCGAGTCCTTCCGTTTCGGCGGGCATTCCGCCGACGAACACGCCGCGGGGGCGCAGTTGGTGATCGGTCACGACGATATCGGCGCGGCGGCCCGGGGCGAGGGTGCCGCGGTCGGACTCCAGGCCGAGCAGCCGGGCCGGAGTCCTGGTGGCGGACGCGACGGCGTCGACGAGTCCGATGCCGCTGTCGACGACGGCGGTGCGCACCACGTCCAGCAGCCGTGCGGTGCCGCCCGCGATGGCCCCCTCGGACCCGTCGGCGGTCGCGAGCCGGGCCACACCGTGCGAGACGCGCACGTCCAGGGGCCCGAGCTGGTAGTCGCCATCCGTGACACCGGTGGCGGCCATGGCATCACTGACGAGGACGATCTGGTCGGGCCCGACGGTGTCGAACACCATGGACACGGTCTCGGCCGCGAGATGCACTCCGTCCGCGATCAATTCGACGACGATGTCGCCGCGGCCGGCCGCTGCCAGGAACGCGGCCACCGGTCCCGGCGCGCGGTGATGCAGCGGCGGCATCGCGTTGAATAGGTGGGTGGCGGTCAGTGGGCCGCCGGCGGCGTCGGCGATCCTCGCGGACGTGGTCGCCGCGTCGGTGTCGGTGTGTCCGAGGCTGGGTAGCACGTCACGCCGGCGCATCGCGGCGAGAAGTTCGCCGAAGTGCGCAGTCTCCGGCGCGAGCGTCATCGACCGGACGGTGCCACGCGCGGCGTCGCAGATCCTTTCGAAGAGAACGGGATCGCCGGGGATCACGGACGCGGGATCCTGCGCGCCGCACCGGGCACCGGAGATGAACGGACCCTCCAGGTGGATCCCGAGGAGCTCACCGCGTTCCACCAGATCGGCGAGAATCCCGGCCTGCCGGAGCAGGTCCTGCTCCCCTGCCGAGACGAGACTGCCGAGCAGTCCGGTGGTGCCGTGCTCGCGGTGATGGTCCGCGGCCTGCCTCGCCCCGTCGGCGTCGGTGTTGGGAAACCCCGCACCGGCACCGCCGTGGCAGTGCAGGTCGATCAGACCGGGCAGCAGTATCGAGGAACTCGGTTCCGGCAGCGGCACCTGTCCGCGGTACTGCGCCGCGGACCCGACCCAGGAGATTCGGTCGCCGTCGGTGGTCACCACACCGTCGGCGATGACGCCGTCCTCCACGACGACCTTGCCCCGCAGGATCATCGACGCGCCCCGGACGCGAGAGCGGCGACCGCCGACCGTGCGGCCTGCGGGGACCGTGCGCGCCGTGCGGCGGCCGCCATCTCCCGGCACAGGCCGAGGTCGGTGTCGGCCAGACTGGCACGCACGGCACCCAGCGACGGGGCCACCATCGACAGGCTGGTGACGCCCAGCCCGACCAGCACCGGCGCCAGCGCGGGATCGGACGCGGCCTCCCCGCAGACGCCGACGGGTGTGCCTGCTTCCGCTCCTGCCGCGCCGACCAGGCCGATCAGGTCCAGGACCGCGGGCTGCCACGGGTCGAGCAGTGGGGCGAGACTGCCTGCCATCCGGTCCACGGCACACGTGTACTGACTCAGGTCGTTGGTCCCGATACTGACGAAATCGAGGTGCTCGAGCAGGTCACGCGCACGCAGTGCTGCCGAGGGGATTTCGATCATCGCCCCGACCGTGGCGATACCGAGGGAGCGGGCGAGCGCGGCGAAGCCCTCCGCCTCCTCCGCCGTCGCCACCATCGGCGCCATCACCCACAGGTCCGCGCCGGTGACGGCCGCCGCGGCGCCGAGCGCCTCCAACTGAGTGGCCGGAACGTCCGGGTAGACGGCGCCGACCCGCAGCCCCCGCACGCCGAGTGCCGGGTTCTCCTCCGCGCCGAGGTCGAGGAACGGCAGTGGTTTGTCGGAACCGCTGTCGAGTGTCCGGACCACCACCTTGCGTCCCGCGAACTGCTCCAGCACCGACGTGTAGGTGGCGATCTGTTCGTCGAGGGTGGGCGCGATCTGCCTGCCGAGGTACAGGAACTCGGTGCGGAACAGCCCGACACCCTCCGAATCCGCGGTGGCGGCGCGGGTGGCGTCGTCGACGGTGCCGATGTTGACGAGCAGTCCGACATGTGCACCGTCCCGGGTGCGGCCGGGTCCGCTCGTGGCCGCGACCCGCGCTCGCGCCTCCGCGAGCTGCTCGGCCACCTCTGCCTGCCGAAGGTCGCCGGGGTCGACGACGATCTCGCCGGTCGTCCCGTCGAGCACCACCGGCCTTCCCTCGACCAACAGGTCGAGGTCGGCGCAGTTCACGATCGCGGGCAGGCCGAGCGATTTCGCCAGGATCGCAGTGTGACTCGTC
This genomic interval carries:
- the ptsP gene encoding phosphoenolpyruvate--protein phosphotransferase, translating into MSTATEVLVHGLGVSPGLVCAPWLAFGTPVATSAEDPVGESITAEAARVRDALATVSGDLEARAAQVDGVASEILLVSAAMARDRGIVAAAEENLRAGMPTAHAVSVAFDGYCAKLEALGGYLAERVADLRDLGHRAVAVLLGVPMPGIPDPGYPFVLVARDLSPADTAMLGGSDVVGLLTAEGGPTSHTAILAKSLGLPAIVNCADLDLLVEGRPVVLDGTTGEIVVDPGDLRQAEVAEQLAEARARVAATSGPGRTRDGAHVGLLVNIGTVDDATRAATADSEGVGLFRTEFLYLGRQIAPTLDEQIATYTSVLEQFAGRKVVVRTLDSGSDKPLPFLDLGAEENPALGVRGLRVGAVYPDVPATQLEALGAAAAVTGADLWVMAPMVATAEEAEGFAALARSLGIATVGAMIEIPSAALRARDLLEHLDFVSIGTNDLSQYTCAVDRMAGSLAPLLDPWQPAVLDLIGLVGAAGAEAGTPVGVCGEAASDPALAPVLVGLGVTSLSMVAPSLGAVRASLADTDLGLCREMAAAARRARSPQAARSAVAALASGARR
- the nagB gene encoding glucosamine-6-phosphate deaminase: MEIVIRQTPSEVSSTVADIVEGYVRRGPATLGLATGSSPLGSYRELARRHRESGLDFSDARAFLLDEYVGLPKSHDQSYFSVIRSEFVDHVNLDTDRVLSPNGESPDIAEEGARYDAAIAEAGGVDVQLLGIGTDGHIGFNEPGSALTSRTRVKTLTEQTRLDNARFFDSVDDVPHHVLTQGLGTIGEARHLVMIAFGKGKAEAIAAAAEGPLSAFCPASVMQLHRHVTVVIDEAAASKLQLADYYRYALEHKPSWQSF
- a CDS encoding N-acetylglucosamine-6-phosphate deacetylase, with the translated sequence MILRGKVVVEDGVIADGVVTTDGDRISWVGSAAQYRGQVPLPEPSSSILLPGLIDLHCHGGAGAGFPNTDADGARQAADHHREHGTTGLLGSLVSAGEQDLLRQAGILADLVERGELLGIHLEGPFISGARCGAQDPASVIPGDPVLFERICDAARGTVRSMTLAPETAHFGELLAAMRRRDVLPSLGHTDTDAATTSARIADAAGGPLTATHLFNAMPPLHHRAPGPVAAFLAAAGRGDIVVELIADGVHLAAETVSMVFDTVGPDQIVLVSDAMAATGVTDGDYQLGPLDVRVSHGVARLATADGSEGAIAGGTARLLDVVRTAVVDSGIGLVDAVASATRTPARLLGLESDRGTLAPGRRADIVVTDHQLRPRGVFVGGMPAETEGLAWKS